Below is a window of Pocillopora verrucosa isolate sample1 chromosome 6, ASM3666991v2, whole genome shotgun sequence DNA.
gataataaaattctaataaaattaatgaaagaaaggtaaaaaaaaaaatgatgagaGCGTGATCATGACTTTGAAAGGCGAGGGATGGAAAATGATTATCAAAATATGGTGAGGAGTTATAAGAAATCAAGAGTTTGTATCGAGTTTGTAACTTGAAAATAATCTTTCTATATAATGAAATGAGGCAATGTTTAAATTCGGAAaggaagtttttaaagaaaagggtTGTCAACAAAAACCTTTTTATTACCAAATTAACTGCGTTCATCTGAAATGAttagataaaaagaaagaacCTGTCTGTTTGCAGCACGACATTTTCGCATCACAAAGGTAGCAGTTCCTCTGTCATCTTGAAGAGAAATATGATGAAATTGATCATAATGatcaaatgaaatgaatgaaaaagaaagcttgTTAGACGCTTTAAATTTGCGCCAAGCTTGAAACCTTATCAACAATGCATGGTATAACCTCATTTCGTCTTGTTCAATTTAAGTTATTcgtgaaataataaaaaaaagtcaacaagtGCTTTTTTTCTAGTGACTCTTGACACTTGGAAACTAAGACACTGTAACAAATTGGGATGGATGAACTCAAAAACTGCATTTATATTTTGATGGTAACaacatttcattcattttatggaaagttatatcaaaagaaacaaatcatgAAGTTGTCCAAATAATTCTTTGTACAGTCTAAGCCATGCAACAGTCTCTTTGACGATCAAAACATTACATTTTATCGCGAGGAAATCGGAAGAAGCGAAAAATTGAAATAGATATTTCTTGGTCATCGACTTTATTGAGTTTTTACTGAGTTTTTGATAATATGATTTCtcgtaagaaaaaaagaaaattctttcaGTTAACTCTCTCTGTTGCGGACGAAAGATTATTGATTTTGGACGCAGAGAATTTCGAAAAGTTGTTCTCTGATTCTGTAAAAGTTTTACCAATGAACAATACCATTGACTGCTCTTACGGTTTTTATGTCTCTTTTCGGATATGCAAATGATTTTCTaaactcttccttttttctgtcAATGGTTCTGGACTTCTTATACTTTTTTTTGACGCTTTCACTAATTAGAATGATTTATTAATTCCCTGCAGAGCTGGCAAGGTTGTTTACACACGTAGTATTTCCTCTTTAGACAAATCGATTGTGGGCAAGGTTCCAGTCTGTCGGCGAGAAACCGACTTTACTTTATATGGGTAAAtctacaaattttaattttcattaccGCTGCAAAATAGATGAAAGACCCTTCTCCGCTTCCCACATGGAAGTGAAGCCTTTCCATTCGCTTCAGGTCCTTCAGGGACGTTATTGAAAGGGTCAACTCCTGCATGTGCAATTTTGCAGAGTACGGATATTCGAAGGTAATTATGACTGTTAAAGGATATTACCTTTGAGATAAAATCAATATTTTGGACGTTAGGTTTCCAGAATCGACAACTCAGTAGTGTTTCAACCACTAGAAAAAGAGAGATCTCAATCTTTCTTGAGAGGGGCAAAGTTTAAATTTTGCTATCCATATTGCTTTTATGAAAGTATTCTTGAATTTGCTTGCCGAAAGTCCTTGCCCGAAGGCCTTAGCAAAACTGACATGTAATTTTATACCTACATGTGATTTCATACCTTCTTTCCATTTTCATCGATCATTCGGCATGAAACTTCAAAAATTGGACGAAAAAGAtctagtaaaaaaaagaaacaaggatGATCGCAGAGGAAGAGAAAGACTTATGGCTCTCACTAATTCTCCTAATTAATATTCAATTCACGTAGTTTGTCTTCTGCTCCAAGTACTCTTGTCATGATGCTGTCCACATCTGCTCTAGAtactttaaattgaaattttttcacgAAATGTTTTAAGCACTTGATTGAGATACTTTGCatcatgttgtttttttttccaagattaAGGGGTTTCCTTTTAAAATCATCGACACAATTTGCCATATGAGCGAGGTGACATGTTTTTGACTGAGAGCAGGCTTTTAGCTCAATCGCTTTACGAAAAATTGACAATTCTGATCACTTAAGGTGAGAGCAATATTGGTTTGTGTTTGCAAAGAGTCAACAGTCAATTTATTATTCTAAATTATTGCCTCGCGGAGTTGGAAAAGATGTATGATTGACGTAGGGATCGCATGAATCTATGAAATATAATTTCGTCGGTAAAATCTAAATTATATTTGTGTCACTATCTCgatgaaattaagagaaaaatgttttcaaaataaaattgcacGATATTCATTTGGATTCTGTAAGTTGTTATGATTGTCTTTGTTAAGTGCACAAATAAGCTAGTTGGTGGCAAGTATCTCGATTAAAACAAGTGAATCAAGTACCTTTAGTGTGCCGGCGCAGCGGCTAGTTACTGAACCAGATGTCGAAGAAGCAAGGCAAAAAGTTTGggaaaatgagaagaaaatgtaaatagaagaaagaaacaaaaataaaaccaaactaaGAAtcataaaggaaataaaaaagcaaaaacaaacaactacaggaaacataacagaaaacagaaatttaGGGAGTTACATCGTGGTGTTATATACCACTCCTTGAAACAAAGGACTTTAAAGAAAGGTACCCCACAAACATCACGAGAGTGAACAATTGCTTGATTCTAGTAATCTTGATTACTTCGATTGTTTGCTGCTTCGCTAAAGGGATGCTTTTAATTCGCAAGCTATTCCTGAATTTGAACGTGCTGACTAACACATTACCAAGGGTCTTTGTTTGACGCCATATGTTAGTTCATCCAACTCTGTTTGGTCTTGTCGCTATCTTAGAGTAATCATCATTCTCTTGGTAAaccaaattgttttttatttttactcttattttttttaccaatttagtTTGTCTTACTTTATATGTTCACGTCCTTTTAAACATTCAAAACTACCTCAGCCTAAATAGGCAAAGGGAGATGTTAATCATGAACGTAATTATGGACCTAGTAATTGGACTTACTAAGTGGGGAATGCGAAGGTCTGGCATCGATTACTTGCGAgagactcttttttttttctttgtcccacgctcgcgACAATAGGAATAACAGTTTTCTTCATACTTCCAGCTTTTCGCAAAACCTTGTCATATCAAAAAGGGGTAAGACTGGAAAATCAAACGGAGACAAGTATGACTCTAGATGGAGATCATGAGAAAAATTATGCTTGAGTTGTTCAGCCGCATAATCCAACTCTTACTACTTTATGAGTTTACATCGAGAATATTTAGCGGCGGCCGAGTTTGTTTTACGTTTATAACTGCTGCTTTGTTTTTACCTCTACAGCTCTAGCGACAACGAGTGAAGACCGAAGAAGCTACTCTTTGGGATTCACTGAAACCGGTTAACCTTCGTTTACGAAACTCCGCATTTTGGAATACCATTGAGGACCAGCAATGGGGACGAGATGGAACAATTCTTTGActgagaaagaaatgacaatgaCAAACTTATCAACATCCAAAGGCCCTCATAATATTGAGGTAACTCAAGCGCCCAACTCGGTGTCCTCTGAACTGAGAATAATAACTCTCACGCTCTATGCGGTTATATTTCTTGTAAGTGCAGTGGGAAATTCTTTAGTTTGCACGGTGATTTTACGAcggaaaaagatgaaaactgtgACGAACTATTTCGTATTAAATCTGGCGATTGCAGACTTGACTTTCACTTGCATTTGTATTCCTTTTGACATTCCTGTACAAGAAATGAACTACCGATGGCCCTACGGAgcatttctttgtaaactgTTATATCCCCTTCAAACACTCACACTATTTGCGTCTGTTTACACACTGACAGCCGTCAGTTTGTCGCGATTCTGGGCAATAAACCACCCTCTCCGTCGACAGCTTTCGACCAGAAGCGCGAAATTCATAATTGTGGGAATATGGATTGCGTCCCTCGTAGCTGTCACGCCATACATCAGTGTTTCCGAGAAAAACGGTGAGTCCGGAAAATGTGATGAGGAATGGCCGAGCAAAAGCGCACGAAAAACGTACACGGTTACGCTGTTTGTGTTTGAATATATATTTCCGCTGACAGTAATTGCAGGCGCGTACATAAGCATTGGCCGAGAGCTTGCCCGTCGCGCTAGGAACGGTAACCGTTACTTGCAAGACCTCCAATCCGAGGAGGCGAAGAAAGTTGTGCGCATGCTCAAGATAGTAACCCTTATGTTTGCTGTATGTGTTTTGCCAAATAATATTCTGTGGTTGTGGTTGGACTTTGGCGGAGCAGATGAAAAATACGACAGATTCTGGGATTTAGTGGCGCTTGGTAACATAATAACGTTTGCAAACAGCGCGGCTAACCCAATTTGCTACACGATTCTGAATGAAAGCTACCGCAATGAGTTCAAGGATCACCTCATGAAGATGTTCAACAAGATCATAGGAAAGCCATCTGGAGGACGAAGGGAACTTCTGCGAATGAATGATAACGGTGATAGTCAACGAAAGTTACGAACTGCTACAATGAGTTCCGCTTTCTAACAAGAAATGACACTTTTATACCGATGGAGTCCAGGCACAGCTTTTGTATcgtattttcaaaattaaaattaaaaccttTATTTGTAACCCGTTTCACTCTCCTTCATACTTATCCACATTTGTGCTCGTATACGTCCGATCAAGTGACAAACACACCAAAAATAAAGTGGTTTTTAAGTAAGaggtgtaagtttctaaagaaactgtggtgctgcgtcgttggGAAGGTAAAACAGGTGTtaacaattgagttgaaaacgtaacttggccaccgtaaagagtaaaaaggctgacgtttcgagcattagccctgcgccaatcgctctgacgaagggctaacgctcgaaacttcagtcttttaactcttttgggtggccaatttacgttttcaactcagttgttaataccaAAATACCTGATTTTTACGTAACAGAATTGTGACATTAATCAGCGACGCCTTAAGAGGACACGGAAAGCTAAAACTGCGAAACCCGCAGCTGCACTTTTTGTTTTCGCCATGATGTTCAATGAACAACCAATACCGACTGGCAGTTAGCTTTAAGTCCAAAAGTCATCACATATCATCAGTATTTATATTTCCTTCGGTTGCATGAAAAGCGTGAGTGAGACAGATATACGTGAGTTTATTGCAGTTTATAGAATCTTAATATTAATTACTTGCTATTTTGACGTACGAACGCTGATTACATCCGCAAAGCTTCCCAAGAGACCGAGAAAATGTAGGAAGTCTCACACCCTTTAATTATCTAatgcttttcttttatttatatttttttctgaatccaCACCTTATGTGTTCCTTATTCTTACTCCTACACAAATtgtgcatttttcttttcttccttacTGTCAGGTGCGCAATTAATACGAATTTGAAGCACAAGTGTAGTATGCGtaactggaaaagaaaatataaggaaaaacacaaagaaaactcAGACACTGTTGACATTCAGAATGGATGTTTTATTTCGTTGACAAATCAAGCACTATGCTGAAATGAATCGTCATGTAGTATAGAACTGGCGATTCACTTGTACGATGAAACAAAAGAGGCCACGCACCATGCGTTAATTATCACAAGAAGTAGACAAATAGGCCACAAGCTTAaaacatctatttttttttccttattgttTTGCTGAAGAGACAATGACCTAACAGACAAAATGGAAACCCCTCGGACATCGCTTAGCATAGTGTTATTAACTTCGTCTTAATGGCGGCTTTGCGAGTGTACAGTTGCAAGCGTTCCCTCGAAGCAAACGTTCTTCAAACTGACCTCGAGCGTACAATATGTAGAGAGGGACAGAGGAAATATCATATCGACTGATATCAATCTGTTTCATATTCAAGGAAATTATATTAAATTTGTATCTACTATGGAATACCAGTGTAAACTGGATAATTTCAGCTTTTCTTTCCGTTCCTTTGACATGTTGTCATTAGATGACCGTCTCTTTTGCATCAACGATTAATACTTCATCTGTGATAAGAATTTCATTATATTCTACAGTCTGGCTGATGTTCTTGTCTTGACCAGTCAGACTTCGCAATCGGCTCCTCGTGTAAGTGATTGTACTTTCTGCCATGCTTTGGAATATTTTCGGATCACAGGTAAAATACAGTTTAAATTCCTCCCTAAAATTCTCGTGGCAGATAGTGTAAGCAATAGGATTCGCAGCACTGTTTGCAAAGAGAATGATGTTGGTGAATGCAACCATGTCCCAAAATTTTGAGTAGCTTGCCCCGTTTCCAAAATCGAGCCAAAGCCACATAACGTTATTGGGTAACACACAAATCGCAAAGAGAAGGGTGACGACAATGAGCATGCGTACAACTTTGCGCGCCTCGTTTCTACGTGCGTTGTGTAAAACGGAGTTGACAGAGTATCTCCTCTTCACGTTAACACAAGTTCTTAGTTCAAGTCCGATTTTCAAGTATGCTATCGTGATCATACATAGAGGCAAGAGGTATTGCAGAGCGAACAAAGAAGCTGTGTATGCTTTCCTGTACTCGATTCCTGGCCAGTTTTCCTCGCAATAATTGGTTGTCTCGTTCAGATTTAACACCACCACATAAGGAACTGTTAAAAGGGCGCAGACAACCCAGGTGACCACAATGACGACGAAAGCATGCTTCTTAGTCATTTGTTTCCTGAGAGGATATACTATAGCCCAAAACCTATTCAGGCTCACAGCTGTCAGTGTAAATATGGAGCTAAACACAGCCATTGTCTGAATGGGGTACAGAAGTTTACACAGGACTTGCCCATACAGCCATTTGTGGTGATTCTCCTGCACAGGAATGTCAAAAGGGATGCAAATGCAGGTGATTGCTAAGTCT
It encodes the following:
- the LOC131798220 gene encoding orexin receptor type 2 gives rise to the protein MVTNMSTSNETSIDVNISEETSGESSAIKGIKLSLYAIIFLISVIGNTLVCVVIARRRRMRTVTNFFVLNLAASDLAITCICIPFDIPVQENHHKWLYGQVLCKLLYPIQTMAVFSSIFTLTAVSLNRFWAIVYPLRKQMTKKHAFVVIVVTWVVCALLTVPYVVVLNLNETTNYCEENWPGIEYRKAYTASLFALQYLLPLCMITIAYLKIGLELRTCVNVKRRYSVNSVLHNARRNEARKVVRMLIVVTLLFAICVLPNNVMWLWLDFGNGASYSKFWDMVAFTNIILFANSAANPIAYTICHENFREEFKLYFTCDPKIFQSMAESTITYTRSRLRSLTGQDKNISQTVEYNEILITDEVLIVDAKETVI
- the LOC131798221 gene encoding neuropeptide FF receptor 1, with protein sequence MGTRWNNSLTEKEMTMTNLSTSKGPHNIEVTQAPNSVSSELRIITLTLYAVIFLVSAVGNSLVCTVILRRKKMKTVTNYFVLNLAIADLTFTCICIPFDIPVQEMNYRWPYGAFLCKLLYPLQTLTLFASVYTLTAVSLSRFWAINHPLRRQLSTRSAKFIIVGIWIASLVAVTPYISVSEKNGESGKCDEEWPSKSARKTYTVTLFVFEYIFPLTVIAGAYISIGRELARRARNGNRYLQDLQSEEAKKVVRMLKIVTLMFAVCVLPNNILWLWLDFGGADEKYDRFWDLVALGNIITFANSAANPICYTILNESYRNEFKDHLMKMFNKIIGKPSGGRRELLRMNDNGDSQRKLRTATMSSAF